A window of the Zeugodacus cucurbitae isolate PBARC_wt_2022May chromosome 2, idZeuCucr1.2, whole genome shotgun sequence genome harbors these coding sequences:
- the LOC105208376 gene encoding uncharacterized protein LOC105208376 isoform X1 produces MVFNAKYYAGNSAGFKQKQKQHCEQQSHVPQSQLGSEITRHTGSELKPLTIVCGSDSTTTTSITVSIDPVKSSHNHQSAHQHINNNGTNIKDKKTSTVDGTFRDLATNRESPTLVSIKTASSDASNSTTRTSAVTFTSKLPTASPLVHLYGLGIPKSPSFHSGLDQLASKKNDSYINRSQLPHTNGGNDKERPQIGSGGLKEQGTVISNNGIKLKFTSIEEIKTKFLVNETSDFRTHLVENRNRLTPTMSQHQQRQNAEIQATAVTSQSITTNNGILSAITTTPIGSGIVSAALASIYNSSNISSTTYTYNSNTVASTYASNSSSSYTSSSSACISISNGTSTPVVGGMPSCGIGGVGNGGIATNSVSTAIVTTSTTATSSSLVATLTQHFSAATSATSLLSTAASSSLTTNNKSPVSAAAAIKNILNATKSVGNSAAAVATSSFNSTHGQVANSTGSGNANVAQNIVSGISISLGIGGSTNKNVVTNGISLSSGNDTSLETKINNTKSAHFRSGEESYNVITTGVSNSSFNGGSIENDSCSKDSTSDSGILSPQTLQQISGSPGRARDRNLFHSPSTTSAATPLPLLRETPTNEREQLLIQKLRQCCTLFDFSEPLSDLKWKEVKRAALHEMVEYLSNQNGVITEAVYPEAINMFAVNLFRTLPPSSNPNGAEFDPEEDEPTLESSWPHLQFVYELFLRFLESPDFQPNIAKRYIDHQFVLQLLDLFDSEDPRERDFLKTVLHRIYGKFLGLRAFIRKQINNVFYRFIYETEHHNGIAELLEILGSIINGFALPLKEEHKQFLLKVLLPLHKAKSLSVYHPQLTYCVVQFLEKDPSLSEPVIRSLLKFWPKTHSPKEVMFLNELEELLDVIEPAEFQKVMEPLFRQIAKCVSSPHFQVAERALYYWNNEYIMSLIADNSQVILPIMFPALNRNSKTHWNKTIHGLIYNALKLFMEMNQRLFDECSRNYRQEKQLEREKMSQREELWMQVESLAKTNPEWPKMCGQMDNLSISSSQNEFEENENCDLTYDKLEQNSRQPQIQPQQQQTAQETREIQGERNKDKPLLRRKSDLPVDSGTIRALFEHKRTDDFLKTTPDVNKY; encoded by the exons ATGGTATTCAATGCTAAATACTATGCGGGCAACTCAGCCGGTtttaagcaaaagcaaaagcaacactGTGAACAACAATCCCACGTACCGCAATCACAATTGGGTTCAGAAATAACTCGACATACAGGTAGTGAACTAAAACCATTGACTATTGTGTGTGGGAGTGATTCCACTACAACAACCTCAATAACTGTATCTATTGATCCAGTGAAATCAAGTCATAATCATCAAAGTGCCCACCAGCACATTAACAATAACGGAACTAACATTAaagacaaaaaaacttcaactgTAGACGGAACATTTAGGGACTTAGCAACAAATCGAGAAAGCCCGACATTGGTATCCATTAAAACAGCATCAAGTGACGCATCTAACTCAACAACAAGAACTTCGGCAGTGACATTCACATCAAAACTTCCAACGGCTAGTCCCCTGGTACACCTTTATGGCTTAGGTATACCCAAGTCACCGTCATTTCATAGTGGTCTTGATCAACTAGCCAGCAAGAAAAACGACTCTTACATAAATCGATCACAATTACCACATACTAACGGTGGCAATGACAAAGAAAGACCACAGATTGGTAGCGGCGGCTTAAAAGAGCAAGGAACTGTAATATCAAACAACGGTATAAAACTTAAATTCACTAGCATTGAAGAAATCAAAACCAAATTTCTAGTTAACGAAACGTCGGATTTTAGAACACACTTGGTTGAAAATCGCAATCGACttacaccaacaatgtcacaGCATCAACAGCGACAAAATGCCGAAATACAGGCAACAGCAGTAACATCACAatcaattacaacaaacaacggCATATTGTCAGCGATAACAACCACTCCTATAGGCTCAGGTATAGTTTCCGCTGCACTTGCGTCTATTTACAATTCCAGCAACATATCTTCGACGACATATACTTATAATTCCAATACCGTAGCCTCTACATACGCTTCCAACAGTTCATCCTCATATACCTCATCGTCATCTGCATGTATATCGATTTCGAACGGAACAAGTACGCCAGTTGTTGGTGGAATGCCTAGTTGTGGCATTGGCGGTGTTGGCAATGGTGGGATTGCCACCAATAGCGTCAGCACTGCTATTGTCACCACATCAACGACGGCAACGTCATCTTCACTGGTTGCGACACTGACACAGCACTTTTCAGCTGCCACCTCGGCTACATCACTGCTTTCAACGGCTGCCTCATCATCATTAACCACTAATAATAAG TCGCCGGTTAGTGCAGCTGCcgcaatcaaaaatattttgaatgccACAAAGAGTGTTGGAAACTCGGCTGCGGCTGTGGCGACGAGTAGTTTTAATAGTACACACGGACAGGTGGCAAATTCTACTGGAAGTGGCAACGCAAATGTGGCACAAAATATCGTTAGTGGTATTAGTATTTCGTTGGGTATTGGTGGATCAACTAACAAAAATGTTGTTACAAACGGGATTTCATTGAGTAGCGGAAATGATACATCATtggaaaccaaaataaataatactaaatccgcccattttcgaagtGGCGAGGAATCGTACAATGTCATCACCACCGGTGTTAGTAACAGTAGTTTTAACGGCGGGAGTATTGAAAATGATAGCTGCAGCAAGGACAGCACAAGCGACAGCGGAATTTTATCGCCACAAACTTTACAACAAATAAGTGGAAGTCCTGGACGTGCAAGAGACCGCAATCTATTCCATTCGCCATCCACAACATCGGCAGCCACACCTCTGCCGCTCCTACGAG AAACGCCTACAAATGAACGGGAACAACTTTTGATTCAAAAGTTGAGGCAATGTTGTACGCTTTTCGATTTCTCCGAGCCCTTAAGTGATCTAAAATGGAAGGAAGTGAAGCGCGCGGCGCTGCACGAAATGGTCGAGTATCTCTCTAATCAGAATGGCGTTATCACGGAGGCAGTCTATCCGGAGGCAATAAATATG TTTGCGGTAAATTTATTTCGCACATTACCCCCATCATCAAATCCTAACGGGGCAGAATTTGATCCAGAGGAGGATGAACCTACCCTAGAATCATCGTGGCCCCATCTACAATTTGTTTACGAACTATTTTTGCGTTTCCTTGAATCCCCAGATTTTCAGCCTAACATCGCAAAACGTTATATTGATCATCAATTTGTGTTGCAGTTGTTGGACCTTTTTGATTCAGAAGATCCTCGTGAACGTGATTTCCTTAAGACTGTACTGCATCGGATCTATGGAAAGTTTTTGGGTTTAAGAGCATTTATACGCAAACAAATCAACAACGTATTTTATCG tttcATTTATGAGACCGAGCATCACAATGGCATTGCTGAACTTTTAGAAATTCTCGGTAGTATTATAAATGGTTTCGCACTACCACTAAAAGAGGAgcacaaacaatttttgttaaaagttttattacCATTGCACAAGGCGAAAAGCCTATCTGTTTACCATCCTCAATTGACTTATTGCGTTGTGCAGTTCTTGGAGAAAGATCCAAGTTTATCGGAGCCAGTCATAAG GAGCCTTTTAAAATTCTGGCCCAAGACACATAGTCCCAAGGAAGTTATGTTTTTAAATGAATTGGAGGAGCTACTTGATGTCATCGAACCGGCTGAATTTCAAAAAGTTATGGAACCATTATTTCGACAAATCGCCAAATGTGTGTCGTCGCCTCATTTTCAGGTGGCTGAACGAGCCCTTTATTACTGGAATAACGAGTATATAATGTCGCTGATAGCAGACAATTCGCAGGTCATTTTGCCGATAATGTTTCCGGCTTTAAATCGTAATTCAAAAACTCATTGGAATAAGACGATACATGGACTGATTTATAATGCACTAAAATTGTTCATGGAGATGAATCAGCGTCTTTTCGACGAGTGTAGTCGAAACTATCGCCAGGAGAAGCAACT GGAACGCGAAAAGATGTCACAACGCGAAGAGCTTTGGATGCAAGTTGAGTCTTTAGCCAAAACTAATCCTGAATGGCCGAAAATGTGTGGCCAAATGGATAATTTAAGTATTTCAAGTAGTCAAAATGAGTTTGAAGAGAATGAGAATTGTGATCTAACTTATGACAAATTGGAACAAAATAGCAGACAACCGCAGATAcagccacaacagcaacaaacagcaCAGGAAACTAGAGAG ATACAAGGGGAACGCAATAAAGACAAGCCATTATTACGTCGAAAGTCGGATTTGCCAGTTGATAGCGGCACAATTCGTGCCCTTTTCGAACATAAACGTACAGATGATTTCTTGAAGACTACCCCGGATGTGAACAAATATTGA